A genomic window from Cricetulus griseus strain 17A/GY chromosome 4, alternate assembly CriGri-PICRH-1.0, whole genome shotgun sequence includes:
- the LOC100752255 gene encoding olfactory receptor 150-like, with protein MEEVNQTTVTEFILTGLTENPVLQLPLFLVFLGVYLVTVVGNMGMVILILFSSQLHTTMYYLLSSLSFIDCCQSTVITPKMLVNFVTEKNVIPYPECIAQFYFFCAFAVAECHMLAVMAYDRYVSISNPLLYKVTMPYQVCFWMIAGVYGMGLLSATAHTVFLLRVFFCKANIINHYFCDLFPLLELSCSGTFINEVLALSFSAFNIIVPVMTIVSSYIFIIVSILHIQSTGGRSKAFSTCSSHILAVVVFYGSLAFMYLQPSSVSSLLQGKLSSVFYTIVVPMLNPMIYSLRNKDVIVALKKLLENITFFLTKNHFP; from the coding sequence ATGGAAGAAGTAAATCAAACCACAGTGACTGAGTTCATCCTTACTGGGTTAACAGAGAACCCAGTGCTCCAATTGCCCCTATTCCTTGTCTTCCTAGGAGTCTATTTGGTTACAGTTGTGGGAAACATGGGCATGGTCATCTTGATTCTGTTTAGTTCTCAGCTGCACACAACCATGTATTATTTACTCAGCAGTCTGTCCTTTATTGACTGCTGTCAGTCCACTGTCATTACTCCCAAAATGCTGGTGAACTTTGTGACAGAGAAGAATGTCATCCCCTACCCAGAATGCATTGCTCAGTTCTACTTCTTTTGTGCTTTTGCTGTTGCAGAATGTCACATGTTGGCTGTAATGGCATATGACCGCTATGTGTCTATCTctaatcctttgctttacaaagtAACCATGCCCTATCAGGTCTGTTTTTGGATGATAGCTGGGGTATATGGTATGGGCTTACTAAGTGCCACAGCTCACACTGTTTTTCTGCTAAGAGTGTTTTTCTGTAAGGCTAATATAATAAACCATTACTTCTGTGATCTTTTTCCATTACTAGAGCTCTCTTGTTCTGGTACTTTTATCAATGAGGTACTAGCACTGTCCTTCAGTGCATTTAACATTATTGTACCAGTTATGACCATCGTTAGCTCTTACATCTTCATCATTGTTAGCATCCTCCACATTCAATCCACTGGGGGCAGATCCAAGGCCTTCAGCACCTGCAGCTCCCACATCTTGGCTGTTGTTGTCTTTTATGGATCATTAGCTTTCATGTACCTTCAGCCATCATCAGTCAGCTCCCTGCTCCAAGGAAAACTGTCATCCGTGTTTTATACCATTGTTGTGCCTATGTTGAATCCCATGATCTATAGCCTGAGAAATAAAGACGTCATAGTTGCCCTAAAAAAGTTACTAGAAAACATAACTTTCTTCTTAACAAAGAATCATTTTCCTTAG